From a region of the Streptomyces sp. NBC_01454 genome:
- a CDS encoding TIGR03936 family radical SAM-associated protein, producing MQRIRLRYTKRGRLRFTSHRDFQRAFERALRRAEVPMAYSAGFTPHPKVSYANAAPTGTGSEAEYLEIQLAEHRDPDMLRELLDTSLPDGLDVIDAVEAHTSGLADRLEASVWEIRLEGVGAEEAGHAVEAFLAAEEVQVERRTKNGMRTFDARGAVTRLEATGCPGDRPDGKACAILRLVVRHLTPAVRPDDVLSGLRATADLAPPVPAAVTRLAQGLLDEETGAVTDPLAPDRDAATAAPPTAAGLSAAKATSGVSPAAGEGTA from the coding sequence GTGCAGCGCATCCGACTGCGCTACACCAAGCGCGGCCGCCTCCGGTTCACCAGCCACCGCGACTTCCAGCGCGCTTTCGAGCGGGCGCTGCGCCGCGCCGAGGTCCCCATGGCCTATTCGGCGGGCTTCACCCCGCACCCCAAGGTGTCGTACGCCAACGCCGCCCCCACCGGCACGGGCAGCGAGGCCGAGTATCTGGAAATCCAGCTCGCCGAGCACCGCGATCCGGACATGCTCCGCGAACTGCTCGACACCTCGCTGCCGGACGGGCTCGATGTGATCGACGCCGTCGAGGCGCACACCTCAGGCCTGGCCGACCGGCTGGAGGCCTCGGTGTGGGAGATCCGGCTCGAGGGAGTCGGGGCCGAGGAGGCCGGGCACGCCGTCGAGGCGTTCCTCGCCGCCGAAGAGGTGCAGGTCGAGCGCCGTACGAAGAACGGCATGCGGACCTTTGACGCACGAGGCGCGGTGACGCGTCTGGAGGCCACCGGTTGCCCGGGCGATAGGCCCGACGGCAAAGCCTGTGCGATACTGCGGCTGGTTGTTCGGCATCTGACACCTGCCGTTCGACCCGACGACGTCCTGTCCGGCCTCCGAGCTACGGCCGACCTGGCGCCGCCGGTCCCCGCTGCGGTGACCAGGCTGGCGCAGGGGCTGCTCGATGAGGAGACCGGCGCGGTGACTGACCCGCTAGCGCCCGACCGCGACGCTGCCACGGCCGCCCCACCCACGGCCGCCGGGCTGAGTGCCGCGAAGGCGACGAGTGGGGTCTCCCCGGCAGCCGGGGAAGGTACTGCGTAG